A DNA window from Trypanosoma brucei brucei TREU927 chromosome 10, whole genome shotgun sequence contains the following coding sequences:
- a CDS encoding chaperone protein DnaJ (contains DnaJ domain) — protein sequence MNSMDDAAIVNHVINNRNNYYRILFLERTATNEEIKANYKKMALKCHPDKNKHKNASDAFKLLGTANSVLSDQARRRIYDSQGAEAVRRHDNGGMGHRAPGHGAYYNANDLFEEFFGRAHRMHTERPFAHEAEVPVNLLMALPLIFFVILALLIQSSLTDLSDYSNPHMRRGGGGGDGIDTFSLTPDPERGHVVERLTALKGARVKYYVKPKWNERASRGSADVRRMERNVVQQQQESLARRCEAESLSYRARGRKETPPVCSEYESLRQAMHR from the coding sequence ATGAACTCTATGGATGATGCGGCAATTGTAAATCACGTTATtaacaacagaaacaactACTAccgtattttgtttttggaaCGCACTGCCACCAACGAGGAGATAAAGGCAAACTACAAGAAGATGGCCTTGAAGTGCCATCCGGACaagaacaaacacaaaaatgcgAGTGACGCATTCAAACTGCTAGGCACCGCAAACAGCGTCCTCTCAGATCAGGCGAGGCGACGAATTTACGATTCCCAGGGTGCTGAAGCCGTACGGCGGCACGACAATGGCGGGATGGGCCACAGGGCACCTGGACACGGTGCATATTACAACGCTAACGACCTCTTCGAGGAGTTTTTTGGGCGTGCTCATCGTATGCATACTGAGCGGCCGTTTGCACACGAAGCTGAAGTACCCGTTAATTTACTGATGGCGCTGCCGTTGATCTTCTTCGTGATTCTGGCGTTACTCATCCAGTCGTCTCTTACTGACTTAAGTGATTATTCAAATCCCCATATGCGCAggggtggtggcggtggtgatgGCATAGATACCTTCAGTTTGACGCCAGACCCCGAGCGTGGACATGTTGTGGAACGTTTAACGGCTCTGAAGGGAGCGCGGGTGAAGTATTATGTCAAACCGAAGTGGAACGAGCGGGCGTCGCGTGGGAGTGCTGACGTGCGTCGAATGGAAAGGAACGTcgtgcaacagcagcaagaaTCTCTGGCTCGTCGCTGTGAGGCGGAGTCGCTCTCCTACAGAGCACGCGGGCGAAAGGAAACGCCCCCGGTCTGCTCCGAATACGAGTCTTTGCGTCAAGCCATGCACCGTTAG
- a CDS encoding ATP-dependent DEAD/H RNA helicase HEL64, putative (identical to Putative DEAD-box RNA helicase HEL64. (Swiss-Prot:Q26696) (Trypanosoma brucei brucei); similar to P68-like protein. (Swiss-Prot:P24782) (Schizosaccharomyces pombe;)), with translation MEETYSPFTGRQGQYNQGYNGGGRRDSRGGMGERIKPVDWGNVSLVPGNWKVLDGKAIKKAGEIKTSTPEAGQLSEEEATKWREEHVITIFGDDCPPPMSSFDHLCGIVPPYLLKKLTAQNFTAPTPVQAQSWPVLLSGRDLVGVAKTGSGKTLGFMVPALAHIAVQEPLRSGDGPMVVVLAPTRELAQQIEEETKKVIPGDVYCGCVYGGAPKGPQLGLLRRGVHILVATPGRLIDFLDIKRINLHRVTYLVLDEADRMLDMGFEPQVRKICGQIRPDRQTVMFSATWPREIQRLAAEFQKQWIRISVGSTELQANKDVTQRFILTQEFAKQDELRKLMQEHREERVLVFCKMKRTADELERQLRRWGYDAMAIHGDKEQRQREFILARFRKDPRLCLVATDVAARGLDIKQLETVINYDFPMQIDDYVHRIGRTGRAGAKGDAFTLITKKEAQITPSVLKELIGILERAQQEIPDWMIEWNAQQPRYQVKRNRGMNGFGRHQSAPFLRNGHRPSFSANGNYSAHGNGTFGLGKHNDDAVPFSSSAIQYKRFDSDDEAEPSRKKYAR, from the coding sequence ATGGAGGAGACGTACAGTCCCTTTACGGGACGTCAAGGCCAGTACAATCAGGGCTACAATGGTGGAGGGCGACGAGATAGCCGCGGCGGTATGGGAGAAAGAATAAAACCCGTTGACTGGGGGAATGTTTCTCTCGTTCCCGGAAACTGGAAGGTTCTCGATGGTAAGGCGATCAAAAAGGCAGGGGAGATAAAGACATCCACCCCAGAAGCGGGACAACTcagcgaggaggaggcgaCGAAATGGCGAGAAGAACATGTGATCACCATATTTGGTGATGATTGTCCTCCACCTATGTCATCGTTTGATCACCTGTGTGGAATCGTTCCACCATACCTTCTAAAGAAGCTCACCGCCCAGAATTTCACTGCACCAACTCCCGTGCAAGCGCAGTCATGGCCCGTTCTTCTATCTGGTCGTGACCTTGTGGGGGTTGCGAAGACAGGCTCCGGAAAGACGCTTGGCTTCATGGTTCCTGCCCTCGCCCACATTGCAGTGCAGGAACCCCTACGCTCCGGTGACGGTCCAATGGTTGTTGTACTGGCTCCCACCCGCGAACTTGCTCAGCAgattgaagaagaaacaaaaaaggttaTCCCCGGGGACGTGTATTGCGGTTGCGTTTATGGAGGAGCACCAAAAGGACCCCAGCTTGGGTTGCTGCGGAGAGGTGTGCACATTCTCGTCGCCACACCAGGTCGTTTGATAGACTTCTTGGATATTAAACGCATTAACTTGCATCGTGTCACCTATCTCGTTCTAGATGAAGCAGATCGCATGCTTGATATGGGATTTGAGCCGCAGGTTCGCAAAATATGCGGCCAGATAAGGCCAGACCGGCAGACAGTCATGTTCTCCGCCACTTGGCCACGTGAGATTCAGCGACTGGCAGCAGAATTTCAGAAGCAGTGGATACGCATCAGTGTGGGCAGTACGGAACTTCAGGCTAACAAGGACGTCACTCAGCGTTTCATTCTCACACAAGAGTTTGCGAAGCAGGACGAGTTGAGGAAGCTCATGCAAGAACATCGGGAGGAACGCGTGCTGGTTTTCTGCAAGATGAAGCGGACTGCGGATGAGCTGGAGCGGCAACTAAGACGATGGGGCTACGACGCAATGGCTATTCATGGTGACAAGGAGCAGCGGCAGAGGGAGTTCATCCTAGCGAGGTTCCGTAAAGATCCACGATTGTGCCTTGTCGCCACAGACGTTGCTGCTCGAGGTCTGGACATCAAACAATTGGAAACTGTTATAAACTACGACTTCCCCATGCAGATCGACGACTACGTACATCGTATTGGCCGCACAGGCCGTGCAGGCGCGAAGGGAGATGCGTTTACGCTTATCACGAAGAAGGAGGCTCAAATAACACCTTCAGTGTTGAAGGAACTTATTGGGATCCTGGAGCGCGCACAACAGGAAATACCTGATTGGATGATCGAATGGAACGCGCAACAGCCGAGATACCAGGTGAAGCGGAATCGCGGTATGAACGGGTTTGGAAGACATCAAAGCGCCCCCTTCCTGCGTAACGGTCACCGCCCATCGTTCTCAGCGAACGGGAATTATAGTGCTCACGGAAATGGTACATTTGGCCTTGGAAAGCACAACGACGACGCTGTTCCCTTCTCGTCATCCGCTATTCAATACAAGCGATTTGACAGTGACGACGAGGCGGAACCGTCCCGCAAGAAATACGCGAGATAG
- a CDS encoding COP-coated vesicle membrane protein Erv25 precursor, giving the protein MNTMQGIMRDLRMVMSPFLLVLVVAISTPASAARFLLQNTQPICFVEEVGEDTRFLTGVYTRSDSLPYPPTVKMTIKSPSGSVTWEGKVVAGTNSFSAPVSAGSIGKYQICVSVSTWGFRASDDGSSVVMDVNIDQKTTVISKTEVPMLKRQNVGGMEVFTFRDFGGQQKDILRPPEYFKRVEGALSKLLMQVKDVSSGIDHNIERFSRMFTTSENTHKRIWAFGVLTVLVTIATIWLQFRLLKSTLREKKLV; this is encoded by the coding sequence ATGAATACTATGCAGGGAATTATGAGAGATCTGCGGATGGTTATgtccccctttcttcttgttcTCGTTGTCGCAATTTCCACACCGGCCAGTGCTGCCCGTTTCTTGCTGCAAAACACTCAGCCAATATGCTTTGTTGAGGAGGTAGGAGAGGACACGCGGTTCTTGACGGGTGTTTACACGCGCAGTGACTCTCTGCCCTATCCACCTACTGTTAAAATGACCATCAAGTCACCGAGTGGCTCGGTGACGTGGGAGGGCAAAGTTGTGGCAGGAACAAACTCTTTCAGCGCTCCTGTCTCAGCTGGGTCCATTGGCAAGTATCAGATTTGTGTGAGTGTGAGCACATGGGGATTTAGGGCTTCAGATGATGGATCATCTGTTGTTATGGACGTTAACATTGACCAGAAAACAACTGTAATATCCAAGACGGAAGTGCCTATGCTGAAGAGACAGAATGTGGGGGGTATGGAAGTGTTCACTTTCCGAGACTTTGGGGGCCAACAAAAGGATATCTTGCGTCCACCAGAATACTTTAAACGCGTTGAAGGTGCGCTGTCGAAGCTGTTGATGCAGGTGAAAGACGTTAGTTCCGGTATTGATCACAACATTGAGCGTTTCTCACGCATGTTTACCACTTCAGAAAACACCCACAAGCGCATATGGGCGTTTGGTGTGCTTACCGTGCTGGTCACGATCGCCACCATATGGCTGCAGTTCCGCCTACTGAAGTCCACTCTGCGGGAGAAGAAGTTGGTGTGA
- a CDS encoding dynein light chain, putative (similar to Dynein light chain (Swiss- Prot:Q94758) (Schistosoma mansoni) and to Dynein light chain 1, cytoplasmic. (Swiss-Prot:Q02647) (Saccharomyces cerevisiae;)), with the protein MMEDDEGLDGQQEVREVVKERPVRLTSIVRHDCSKSFANDVLEMANVVLDNLPADRMYKDVATLLKRQLDETQKGTWHVIAGSHFGANVTNDAETMVNLKIDDMYVLVFRSGPPDRPLNANDAKE; encoded by the coding sequence ATGATGGAGGACGATGAGGGTTTGGATGGGCAGCAGGAAGTGAGGGAAGTTGTAAAGGAGCGTCCCGTTAGGCTAACCAGCATTGTGCGGCATGACTGCTCCAAGTCCTTCGCTAACGATGTTCTTGAGATGGCCAACGTCGTTCTTGACAACTTGCCTGCCGATCGTATGTATAAGGATGTTGCCACTCTCCTTAAGCGGCAGTTGGACGAAACTCAAAAGGGCACATGGCACGTCATCGCAGGGTCGCATTTCGGTGCGAATGTGACAAACGACGCAGAAACCATGGTGAACCTAAAGATCGACGATATGTATGTTCTTGTGTTTCGTTCTGGCCCTCCAGACCGTCCGCTAAATGCGAATGATGCAAAGGAGTAA
- a CDS encoding tyrosine specific protein phosphatase, putative: MSTAKSFPMAQLSTRAQYSRMQREFVQLQRQENPRNINFTTSLKNRHKNRYLDILANEETIYPPVLKAVGAQPGRYPYINGNLIDLDLPHTFVACQAPVPQGVPDFLETLSEKKVDLVVMLTKLREGGVLKAERYWPEEEEDSLSFPESGHDAIKVTRDAEASYEVDAELDIVRRPLVIHVPGKPMHRVLQVQYVGWPDHGVPESAASFDELLSVIKNCVTTSPILVHCSAGIGRTGTLIGAYAALLHIERGILTDSTVYSIVAAMKQKRFGMVQRLEQYAVIYMTVLGRLGVDISGLVSTLNLKA; the protein is encoded by the coding sequence ATGTCCACAGCGAAGAGTTTTCCGATGGCTCAACTTTCTACACGGGCTCAGTATAGCCGTATGCAACGAGAGTTTGTGCAGTTACAAAGGCAGGAGAATCCACGAAATATAAACTTTACCACTTCTTTAAAAAATCGCCACAAGAATCGCTATTTGGACATATTGGCCAATGAGGAGACAATATATCCACCGGTCCTAAAGGCCGTCGGGGCACAACCTGGGCGTTATCCCTATATCAATGGGAATTTAATCGATCTTGATTTGCCACATACGTTTGTCGCTTGTCAGGCTCCCGTACCGCAAGGTGTCCCTGACTTTTTAGAGACCCTCAGTGAGAAGAAGGTGGACCTTGTTGTGATGCTCACTAAACTACGGGAGGGTGGTGTTTTGAAGGCAGAGCGTTATTGGccggaagaagaggaagattcCTTGTCATTTCCGGAATCTGGACACGATGCTATAAAGGTGACAAGGGATGCGGAGGCGTCGTACGAGGTTGATGCTGAGCTTGACATCGTGCGTCGTCCGCTCGTTATCCATGTACCCGGTAAGCCAATGCATCGGGTGCTGCAAGTGCAGTACGTCGGTTGGCCCGATCACGGTGTTCCAGAATCCGCAGCATCATTTGACGAGCTCTTGTCGGTAATCAAGAACTGCGTAACCACTTCCCCCATATTGGTACATTGTAGTGCTGGTATTGGTAGGACGGGGACACTAATAGGTGCCTATGCCGCTCTACTTCACATTGAGCGCGGGATCCTTACTGATTCAACCGTATACTCTATAGTTGCAGCGATGAAGCAAAAGCGATTCGGTATGGTTCAACGGTTAGAGCAGTATGCAGTTATCTATATGACTGTTCTGGGCCGGCTCGGTGTGGATATTAGTGGACTGGTGTCGACACTTAACTTAAAAGCGTAG